A stretch of the Litorilinea aerophila genome encodes the following:
- the ffh gene encoding signal recognition particle protein, which translates to MFESLSDKLQAVFDKLASKGKLSESDVNTALREVRLALLEADVNFKVVKEFIDRIRARAVGAEVMNSLTPAQQVVKIVHEELIELLGKPVPLDLSGPPPHVIMLVGLQGAGKTTMAAKLALRLRKSGQRPLLVAADIYRPAAIQQLEILGKQIDVPVHSEGTDVPAATIAKNAVRLAREKAYTTVILDTAGRLQIDEQMMQELEQVRMVTRPAEILLVVDAMTGQEAVHVAEGFNQRVPLTGLIMTKIDGDARGGAALSVRYVTGVPIKFLGTGEKLADLEPFQPDRLASRILGMGDVLTLIERAQENITEEDAAAMERKLQEGNFDFDDFLEQLRQIKKMGPLGDILGMIPGLGRMAKGLDMNEAEKNLKKTEAIISSMTVQERRHPHILNASRRRRIAAGSGTTVQDVNMLIKQFRDMQKMMKQMGLLGNGKGKKKGKRGQRGGIPRGLMDMFGGFN; encoded by the coding sequence GTGTTTGAAAGCCTATCAGACAAATTACAGGCCGTCTTTGACAAGCTGGCCAGCAAGGGCAAACTGAGCGAAAGCGATGTCAACACCGCGCTGCGGGAAGTGCGTCTGGCCCTGTTAGAGGCAGACGTCAACTTCAAGGTGGTGAAGGAGTTCATCGACCGGATCCGCGCCCGCGCCGTGGGCGCCGAGGTCATGAACAGCCTGACGCCGGCCCAGCAGGTGGTCAAGATCGTCCACGAAGAGCTGATCGAGCTCCTGGGCAAGCCGGTTCCGCTGGATCTCTCAGGCCCGCCTCCCCACGTGATCATGCTGGTGGGCCTCCAGGGTGCAGGTAAAACCACCATGGCGGCCAAGCTGGCCCTCCGCCTGCGCAAATCGGGGCAGCGTCCCCTGCTGGTGGCCGCGGACATCTACCGCCCGGCCGCCATTCAACAGCTGGAAATCCTGGGTAAACAGATCGACGTGCCGGTCCACAGCGAAGGGACCGACGTCCCCGCGGCCACCATCGCCAAAAATGCCGTCCGCCTGGCCCGGGAAAAGGCCTACACCACCGTCATCCTGGATACGGCCGGCCGCCTCCAGATCGACGAGCAAATGATGCAGGAACTGGAACAGGTGCGCATGGTCACCCGGCCTGCCGAGATCCTGCTGGTGGTGGATGCCATGACCGGCCAGGAAGCGGTACATGTGGCCGAAGGGTTCAACCAGCGGGTGCCCCTCACCGGCCTGATCATGACCAAGATCGACGGCGATGCCCGGGGCGGCGCCGCCCTCAGCGTCCGATATGTGACCGGGGTGCCCATCAAGTTCTTGGGCACGGGCGAAAAGCTGGCGGACCTGGAACCCTTCCAGCCCGATCGGCTGGCCAGCCGCATCCTGGGCATGGGGGACGTGCTCACCCTCATCGAACGGGCCCAGGAGAACATCACCGAAGAAGATGCCGCAGCCATGGAGCGGAAGTTGCAGGAAGGCAACTTCGACTTTGACGATTTCCTGGAGCAGTTGCGGCAGATCAAGAAGATGGGCCCTCTGGGCGACATCCTGGGCATGATCCCCGGATTGGGACGCATGGCCAAGGGCCTGGATATGAACGAGGCGGAAAAGAACCTCAAGAAGACCGAGGCCATCATCAGCAGCATGACCGTCCAGGAGCGACGCCATCCCCACATCCTGAACGCCAGCCGCCGCCGCCGCATTGCCGCCGGGAGCGGCACCACCGTCCAGGATGTGAACATGCTGATCAAGCAGTTCCGGGACATGCAGAAGATGATGAAGCAGATGGGCCTGCTGGGGAACGGCAAGGGAAAAAAGAAAGGGAAACGGGGCCAGCGGGGCGGTATACCTCGGGGGTTGATGGACATGTTCGGCGGGTTCAACTGA
- a CDS encoding KH domain-containing protein, with protein MEELIQFLAESLVEEPDQVRVYRKETRRATIVKLRVAPGDTGRVIGKGGRVANAMRALLRAATRQEAKPVILEID; from the coding sequence ATGGAAGAGCTCATTCAATTTCTGGCTGAATCCCTGGTAGAAGAACCCGATCAGGTCCGGGTCTACCGCAAAGAGACCCGGCGGGCCACCATCGTGAAGTTGCGGGTGGCCCCCGGAGACACGGGCCGGGTGATCGGCAAAGGTGGCCGTGTGGCCAACGCCATGCGCGCATTGCTGCGGGCCGCAACCCGCCAGGAAGCCAAGCCGGTCATTCTGGAAATTGATTGA
- the dprA gene encoding DNA-processing protein DprA produces the protein MDEKAYWIAFNQVSGVGPVRLAALLEHFGSLETAWKAPLPELQAVGLDRRSLENLLAARRTVDPEREWERVRKAGITVLTWDDPDYPENLRQVDGAPPVLYVRGTLTQQDTWAVALVGTRRASAYGREVAHKLASELAMHGVTVVSGLALGIDTVAHKAALDAGGRTLAVLGSGVDQIYPPGNRGLAQKITASGGLISEYPLGTRPEASNFPPRNRIISGLSKGIIVVEAGQRSGALITARFAAEQGRDVFAVPGSILHPGSMGCNELIQQGAMPLLRVEDVLEQLHMADVQAQQAVRAQVPADPLEEQLLRCLSAEPRHVDEIVRESAMPSPQVASLLAIMELKGLVRQVGTLSYVRA, from the coding sequence GTGGACGAGAAAGCATACTGGATTGCCTTCAATCAAGTCTCCGGCGTGGGCCCAGTCCGCCTGGCCGCCCTCCTGGAGCACTTCGGTTCCCTGGAGACCGCCTGGAAAGCCCCCTTGCCAGAGCTTCAGGCAGTGGGTCTGGATCGACGCAGCCTGGAAAACCTGCTGGCCGCCCGCCGGACTGTCGACCCGGAACGGGAATGGGAGCGGGTTCGCAAGGCCGGTATCACAGTCCTGACCTGGGACGATCCAGATTATCCGGAAAATCTGCGGCAGGTGGATGGCGCGCCCCCGGTCCTGTACGTCCGTGGCACCCTGACCCAGCAGGACACCTGGGCCGTAGCCCTGGTGGGCACCCGTCGGGCCAGTGCCTATGGCCGGGAGGTGGCCCACAAACTGGCCAGTGAACTGGCCATGCACGGCGTCACGGTGGTCAGTGGCCTGGCCCTGGGCATCGACACGGTGGCCCACAAGGCAGCCCTGGATGCAGGCGGGCGAACGCTGGCCGTGCTGGGCAGCGGGGTCGACCAGATCTACCCGCCCGGCAACCGGGGGCTGGCCCAGAAAATCACCGCCAGCGGTGGGCTCATCAGCGAATATCCCCTGGGCACTCGCCCCGAGGCCAGCAACTTTCCCCCCCGGAACCGGATCATCAGCGGCCTGAGCAAGGGCATCATCGTGGTGGAGGCGGGCCAGCGCAGCGGTGCCCTGATCACGGCCCGCTTTGCCGCCGAGCAGGGGCGAGATGTCTTCGCCGTGCCGGGCAGCATCCTTCACCCGGGCAGCATGGGCTGCAACGAGCTGATCCAGCAGGGAGCTATGCCGCTGCTGCGGGTCGAGGATGTCCTGGAACAGCTCCACATGGCGGATGTCCAGGCCCAGCAGGCGGTTCGGGCTCAAGTACCGGCCGATCCCCTGGAAGAGCAGCTCCTGCGCTGCCTCTCGGCCGAACCCCGCCATGTGGATGAGATTGTGCGGGAGAGCGCCATGCCGTCGCCCCAGGTAGCCAGCCTGCTGGCAATCATGGAGCTGAAAGGCCTGGTCCGCCAGGTGGGCACCCTGAGCTACGTTCGCGCCTGA
- the rimM gene encoding ribosome maturation factor RimM (Essential for efficient processing of 16S rRNA), which yields MSRHETPSQPPRRGRGRRGERFVYRNRTVFVPEGYLAVGMITGPHGIRGEVKVELHTDFPERFAPGAILYLGETLQEVEILQARPHKGQYLLLLAGIHERNTADNLRGQWLFIPESQAAELDEDTYWVHDIIGLRVQTEEGRYLGVVQDVLETGANDVYVVDPPADVNQGRPLLLPAIAEVIQAVDLATGIMTIRLMAGLLDE from the coding sequence ATGAGCAGACACGAAACACCCTCCCAGCCTCCTCGCCGGGGGCGGGGACGCCGGGGCGAACGCTTCGTCTACCGCAACCGCACCGTCTTTGTCCCCGAAGGGTACCTGGCGGTGGGCATGATCACCGGCCCCCATGGCATCCGGGGGGAAGTCAAGGTGGAACTCCACACGGACTTCCCCGAACGCTTCGCGCCCGGGGCCATCCTGTACCTGGGTGAAACCCTCCAGGAGGTGGAGATCCTGCAGGCGCGGCCCCACAAAGGCCAGTACCTGCTCCTGCTGGCAGGCATCCACGAGCGCAACACAGCCGACAACCTGCGGGGGCAATGGCTGTTCATTCCCGAAAGCCAGGCAGCCGAGCTGGACGAAGATACCTACTGGGTCCACGACATCATCGGCCTGCGGGTGCAGACAGAAGAGGGACGCTACCTGGGCGTGGTCCAGGATGTGCTGGAAACCGGCGCCAACGACGTCTACGTCGTCGACCCACCGGCGGATGTCAACCAGGGCAGGCCCCTGCTTCTGCCGGCCATCGCCGAGGTGATCCAGGCTGTGGACCTGGCGACGGGTATCATGACCATCCGGCTGATGGCCGGCCTGCTGGACGAATAG
- the rpsP gene encoding 30S ribosomal protein S16, giving the protein MVRIRLRRVGAKKKPSYRIVVAPKEAPRDGRFIEILGYYNPRTEPETVEVKLDRAAYWLSVGAQPSEPVARMFRRLNLLDENGRPIPLSQDNAETQSNGDASAVSASAA; this is encoded by the coding sequence GTGGTTCGTATTCGACTTCGCCGGGTTGGCGCAAAAAAGAAACCGTCCTATCGCATCGTCGTGGCGCCCAAGGAGGCGCCCCGGGATGGACGCTTCATCGAGATCCTGGGTTACTACAACCCACGCACAGAGCCGGAGACGGTGGAGGTCAAACTCGACCGGGCAGCCTACTGGCTGAGCGTGGGGGCACAGCCCAGTGAGCCTGTGGCGCGGATGTTCCGCCGCCTGAATCTGCTGGATGAAAATGGGCGTCCCATCCCCTTGAGCCAGGACAACGCAGAAACCCAGAGCAACGGCGACGCTTCTGCTGTCTCGGCATCGGCCGCGTAA